In Arthrobacter citreus, a single genomic region encodes these proteins:
- a CDS encoding aminopeptidase, which produces MKDPRISKLAKNLINYSVKLQPGEKILIENFKLETELVTALVKEAYAAGGFPFVSIKDHKVDRALLMGATEEHFNKVAEYEANVMKDMDAYIGLRSGVNINELSDVPSEKTKIHGKTVGQKVHREIRVPKTRWVVLRFPTDSMAQSAKMSTEAFEDFYFNVCNLDYGKMDKAMDALVDLMNRTDKVQLKGPGTDLTFSIKDIPAIKCAGEMNIPDGEVFTAPVRDSVNGTLSYNTPSPQNGFTFENVQLKFKDGKIVEATANDTERINKIFDTDEGARFIGEFAIGVNPYILHPMGDILFDEKIDGSFHFTPGQAYDEAYNGNNSNIHWDMVCIQRPEYGGGEIYFDDVLIRKDGLFVIDELKGLNPENLK; this is translated from the coding sequence ATGAAAGATCCACGTATTTCAAAATTAGCTAAAAACTTAATCAATTACTCAGTAAAATTACAACCAGGAGAAAAAATCTTAATTGAAAACTTTAAGCTTGAAACTGAATTAGTTACAGCTTTAGTTAAAGAAGCATATGCTGCTGGCGGCTTTCCTTTCGTATCAATTAAAGATCATAAAGTAGATCGCGCATTATTAATGGGTGCTACTGAAGAGCACTTTAATAAAGTTGCAGAATACGAAGCAAATGTAATGAAGGATATGGATGCTTATATCGGATTACGTTCAGGTGTTAATATTAACGAACTTTCTGATGTGCCTAGTGAAAAAACTAAAATCCATGGTAAAACTGTAGGTCAAAAAGTACATAGAGAAATTCGAGTTCCAAAAACGAGATGGGTAGTACTACGTTTCCCAACTGATTCAATGGCTCAATCTGCAAAAATGAGCACTGAAGCGTTTGAAGATTTCTATTTCAACGTATGTAATTTAGATTACGGTAAAATGGACAAAGCAATGGATGCTCTAGTTGATTTAATGAACCGTACTGATAAAGTACAACTTAAAGGTCCTGGAACTGACCTTACATTCTCAATCAAAGATATCCCAGCTATTAAATGTGCTGGTGAAATGAATATTCCTGATGGTGAAGTATTTACAGCACCAGTTCGTGATTCAGTAAATGGTACACTTTCTTATAACACGCCATCTCCTCAAAATGGTTTTACATTTGAAAATGTTCAACTTAAATTCAAAGATGGTAAAATTGTTGAAGCAACAGCTAATGATACTGAGCGTATCAACAAAATCTTTGATACAGATGAAGGTGCACGTTTTATCGGTGAATTCGCAATTGGTGTAAACCCATACATCTTACACCCAATGGGAGACATTTTATTCGATGAAAAAATCGATGGAAGTTTCCACTTTACGCCAGGTCAAGCTTATGATGAAGCATACAATGGCAACAACTCAAATATCCACTGGGATATGGTTTGTATCCAACGTCCTGAATACGGCGGAGGAGAAATTTATTTCGACGACGTATTAATCCGTAAAGACGGTCTATTCGTAATCGATGAATTAAAAGGATTAAACCCTGAAAATTTAAAATAA
- a CDS encoding sodium:proton antiporter, translating to MDQYSVKQASFLILVTLAGIISSVVLHISLVFGILPGLIFLLILSLKRGYKVRRIMRLSYQGVGKVKIVLFILFLISFLLPSWYLSGTITSMVSITLQAINPHHFFVFCFLTTMIFSMILGSSIGTLSALGVPLISSAILLHIPVEISAGAVISGAFVGDRTSPFSSAHQLLANILETTVKKQGKAMLFTSITAVIVTILFFSIMDLQFAKDITEAHHAIVSNKNVSFIQFIPPVLLVILVLFRINIIYSYVISILSGSLIALFNGISFSKIVNSFWQGIEGLGGGLSHMYSLLLFIAIAGVYNALLEELNIIQPMLDKWLQTSTSMISDSLKTIGATAVICVIAGNQTMPIILTGRSFLVHWSNKYNKEELARLMADTTLLFPAMIPWNVLAIMSGTVINMKLHQYLPYAIFLWLLPCLTIITNLFKKVKTYETKYEASS from the coding sequence ATGGATCAATATTCGGTTAAACAGGCAAGTTTTTTAATATTAGTAACTTTAGCTGGAATTATTAGTTCCGTTGTATTACATATTTCTCTAGTATTTGGAATTTTACCTGGGCTAATTTTTTTACTCATTTTAAGTTTAAAAAGGGGATATAAAGTTAGACGTATAATGAGGTTAAGCTATCAAGGAGTCGGTAAAGTTAAAATAGTACTTTTTATTTTATTCTTAATTAGTTTTTTGCTTCCTTCTTGGTATTTATCAGGGACGATTACTTCAATGGTTTCTATTACATTGCAAGCAATTAATCCACATCATTTTTTTGTGTTTTGTTTTCTAACGACGATGATTTTTTCAATGATTTTAGGATCATCGATTGGAACATTAAGTGCTTTAGGGGTGCCACTTATTAGTAGTGCGATATTACTACATATTCCAGTTGAAATTTCTGCAGGGGCGGTTATTTCAGGGGCATTTGTAGGTGATCGAACTTCACCATTTTCAAGTGCACATCAACTTTTAGCTAATATTCTTGAAACGACTGTAAAAAAACAAGGTAAAGCTATGCTCTTTACGTCAATTACTGCCGTGATTGTCACAATCTTATTTTTTAGCATAATGGATTTACAATTTGCTAAAGACATTACAGAAGCTCATCATGCAATCGTGAGCAATAAGAATGTATCGTTCATACAATTTATACCACCAGTATTATTAGTTATACTCGTTTTATTTAGAATTAATATTATTTATTCTTACGTGATTAGTATTTTATCAGGTAGTTTAATAGCATTATTTAATGGAATTTCGTTTAGTAAAATTGTAAATTCTTTTTGGCAAGGGATCGAAGGGCTTGGTGGAGGACTAAGTCATATGTATAGTTTATTACTATTTATTGCCATAGCAGGGGTTTATAATGCTTTATTGGAGGAACTCAATATTATTCAGCCGATGCTAGATAAATGGCTTCAAACCTCAACTTCAATGATATCTGATTCACTGAAAACGATTGGCGCAACAGCCGTCATATGTGTCATTGCAGGAAACCAAACGATGCCAATTATATTAACAGGTCGATCTTTTTTAGTCCATTGGTCAAATAAATATAATAAAGAAGAATTGGCACGGCTAATGGCAGACACGACTCTATTATTTCCAGCGATGATTCCTTGGAATGTTCTTGCGATCATGAGCGGTACTGTCATTAATATGAAATTACATCAGTATTTACCATATGCAATCTTTTTATGGCTCTTACCATGTCTAACGATCATCACCAATTTATTTAAAAAAGTAAAGACATATGAAACTAAGTATGAAGCTAGTTCTTGA
- a CDS encoding GNAT family N-acetyltransferase, with translation MKSELHLMEMHSKVLFKHNEKGKITHINEPPYDIAPRFYIGSTREGNVIKYLDCLNKEDLSILENVLNENSSIPFVNILQILSKNNQIDDLWIGPAYVFERVSSVSPKAVKINNSNKQCLLPNFPYTYEELELKEPCYAIIENNIAVSICCSARQTGEASEASVYTLEDFRGKEYGVIVSKAWAADIQSQGRTALYSTSWDNYASQAVARKLKLVHYGTDIHFS, from the coding sequence TTGAAATCTGAGCTACATCTTATGGAAATGCATAGTAAAGTATTATTTAAACACAATGAAAAAGGTAAAATAACACATATTAATGAACCACCATATGACATAGCGCCAAGATTTTATATAGGAAGTACAAGGGAAGGAAATGTGATCAAGTATTTAGATTGTCTAAACAAAGAGGACCTAAGTATATTGGAGAATGTCTTAAATGAAAATTCAAGTATACCTTTCGTAAATATCCTACAAATTTTAAGTAAAAATAATCAGATAGACGATCTATGGATAGGGCCAGCATATGTTTTTGAACGAGTTAGTTCAGTATCACCAAAGGCAGTAAAAATTAACAATTCAAATAAACAATGTTTACTTCCAAACTTCCCTTATACATATGAAGAGTTAGAATTAAAGGAACCTTGTTATGCCATTATTGAGAATAATATTGCCGTTTCAATTTGTTGCAGTGCAAGGCAAACTGGCGAAGCTTCCGAGGCAAGTGTATATACACTTGAGGATTTTCGTGGAAAAGAATATGGGGTAATCGTTTCAAAAGCATGGGCTGCGGACATTCAAAGTCAGGGACGAACAGCATTATATAGTACATCGTGGGATAATTACGCATCACAAGCAGTCGCAAGAAAATTAAAATTAGTACATTATGGAACGGATATTCATTTTAGTTAA
- a CDS encoding DUF948 domain-containing protein, which yields MSIISVSALIAAIAFVILVVFISRTLFRLEKVFRGVESTIAETQKDLHNVCVEAVQLVHTSNHLANEAKIFVNNSNELTKDMRERAKSLDVLAKSVEEVGVTISEMNERVRDTANNVSNTVKVSTEKMSQVMNWGTTALDLWEKYKTKREGKKKNGKSNINDSTI from the coding sequence ATGAGTATAATTTCAGTTAGTGCATTAATTGCAGCGATTGCATTTGTGATCTTAGTTGTTTTTATTAGTCGTACTTTATTCCGACTTGAAAAAGTGTTTAGAGGAGTAGAATCAACTATTGCTGAGACACAAAAAGATTTACATAATGTATGTGTAGAAGCCGTTCAGTTAGTACATACTTCGAATCATTTAGCGAATGAAGCGAAAATTTTTGTGAATAATTCTAATGAACTTACGAAAGATATGCGTGAACGTGCAAAATCCCTTGATGTATTAGCTAAGTCAGTTGAAGAAGTTGGAGTTACAATTTCAGAAATGAACGAAAGAGTACGAGATACTGCCAATAATGTATCAAATACTGTAAAAGTTAGTACAGAAAAAATGTCCCAAGTTATGAACTGGGGAACAACAGCATTGGATTTATGGGAAAAGTATAAAACGAAGCGTGAGGGAAAAAAGAAAAATGGTAAATCGAATATCAACGATTCAACAATTTGA
- a CDS encoding dicarboxylate/amino acid:cation symporter, which yields MRFSFKNYAFPLILLSCIIIGSVIGYKFPSAGVALKPIGDFFLNLLFVVVVPLVFFSVASSFANGGGERFGKIIRNMSGVFLFTGIVAAIIMLVVLKIYPPAHGVHIPLVKPDATEKVSVAEQIVNTFTVNDFSGLFSRSNMLAIIVFAVLVGLATNKAGDKADIVKKLLSSGNTVIMNMVNYIMYLAPLGLGSYFAYLVPTYGEQLLGSYKRVFILYYVTAILFFFIFYSIVAYMAGGSKGFKIYWKNVWPSTFTSLGTCSSAATIPTNFENAEKMGVSKNVSEAVIPIASALHKDGSVMGGVVKIAFAFGVFGMNFSGLNIYLVTIGIALLVGMVMGAIPNGGMIGEMLILSLFGLPIESLPILAAISALIDPPATMLNATGDLSVSMLIERLTNGKKAA from the coding sequence ATGAGATTTTCATTTAAAAATTACGCTTTCCCTTTGATTTTACTAAGTTGTATCATCATTGGTTCAGTCATCGGTTATAAATTTCCAAGCGCAGGAGTTGCCCTTAAACCAATTGGCGATTTCTTTTTAAACTTACTATTCGTAGTCGTTGTACCGCTTGTATTTTTCTCAGTTGCATCAAGTTTTGCAAATGGTGGAGGAGAAAGATTCGGTAAGATTATTCGTAATATGTCAGGGGTATTTTTATTTACTGGTATTGTTGCTGCGATCATCATGCTGGTAGTATTGAAAATTTATCCACCTGCACATGGTGTTCATATTCCATTAGTTAAGCCAGATGCAACTGAAAAAGTATCTGTAGCAGAGCAAATTGTAAATACATTTACAGTTAATGATTTCTCTGGTTTATTTTCAAGAAGTAATATGTTAGCAATTATCGTATTTGCTGTATTAGTTGGACTAGCTACAAATAAAGCTGGCGATAAAGCTGATATTGTAAAGAAATTATTATCAAGCGGTAATACAGTGATCATGAATATGGTTAACTACATTATGTATCTTGCACCTTTAGGACTTGGATCATATTTTGCATATCTTGTTCCAACATATGGTGAGCAATTACTAGGTTCATATAAACGAGTATTTATTTTATATTATGTAACTGCTATTCTATTCTTTTTTATTTTTTATAGTATTGTTGCTTATATGGCCGGTGGTAGTAAAGGATTTAAAATTTATTGGAAAAATGTATGGCCATCAACATTTACGTCGTTAGGAACTTGTAGTAGTGCAGCAACGATTCCAACAAATTTTGAAAATGCTGAAAAAATGGGTGTATCTAAAAATGTAAGTGAAGCTGTCATTCCTATAGCTAGTGCACTTCACAAAGATGGCTCAGTTATGGGTGGCGTAGTAAAAATTGCCTTTGCCTTTGGCGTATTTGGTATGAATTTTTCAGGCTTAAATATTTATCTTGTAACGATCGGTATTGCATTATTAGTTGGTATGGTAATGGGAGCAATCCCGAATGGTGGAATGATTGGAGAAATGTTAATTCTTTCATTATTTGGATTGCCAATCGAATCTTTACCAATTCTTGCCGCAATAAGTGCGCTAATTGATCCACCTGCAACTATGTTAAATGCAACAGGTGATTTATCTGTTAGTATGTTAATTGAGAGATTAACTAACGGCAAAAAAGCCGCATAA
- a CDS encoding acetamidase, which translates to MPETYKFKSSNQLLHASYSNEYEPIQIIRSGDSIEFDTIDIGWGFTNQNGERVRFESRENEKDWGHPMIGPFYVEGAKPGMTLEIKINELKADWYGWNCAGGKGSWQNDALGISGVPEVTLNWLINNENNIAKTKIKDLEVTVPLVPFLGVLGTAPSETGVHSTIPPRYCGGNIDCKELVEGSTLYLPIAVEGALFSAGDGHAAQGDGEVSGQAIEAPFEKVNLTLTVREDLNITMPRANTPAGWITFGFDEDLNKATVTALNRMAMLIQELYGIEKTEAVALASVCVDLRITQIVNHVKGVHAVLPHNINITAIKKYE; encoded by the coding sequence ATGCCAGAAACATATAAATTTAAATCATCTAATCAGCTTTTGCATGCTTCTTATAGTAACGAGTATGAGCCTATACAAATCATTCGTTCTGGTGATTCAATCGAGTTTGACACTATTGATATCGGATGGGGGTTTACGAATCAAAATGGTGAAAGAGTAAGATTCGAGTCAAGGGAGAATGAGAAAGACTGGGGTCACCCTATGATTGGGCCTTTTTATGTAGAAGGTGCAAAGCCAGGGATGACACTTGAAATTAAAATAAATGAATTAAAAGCTGATTGGTACGGATGGAATTGTGCCGGTGGAAAAGGAAGTTGGCAAAACGATGCATTAGGTATTTCTGGAGTGCCCGAAGTAACACTTAATTGGTTAATTAATAATGAAAACAATATAGCAAAGACAAAAATTAAAGACCTAGAAGTTACAGTACCATTAGTTCCATTTTTAGGTGTTCTTGGCACTGCACCTTCTGAAACTGGAGTTCATTCAACAATTCCACCTAGATATTGTGGTGGAAATATTGACTGCAAGGAGTTGGTAGAAGGAAGTACACTTTACTTACCAATCGCTGTAGAAGGAGCACTTTTTTCCGCAGGTGATGGTCACGCTGCACAAGGTGATGGAGAGGTATCAGGCCAGGCAATCGAAGCACCTTTTGAAAAAGTAAATCTTACTCTTACAGTTAGGGAAGATTTGAATATTACGATGCCACGCGCTAATACACCAGCAGGTTGGATTACTTTTGGATTTGATGAAGATTTAAATAAAGCAACCGTAACAGCATTAAATAGGATGGCCATGTTAATTCAAGAGCTTTACGGAATCGAAAAGACCGAGGCAGTTGCATTAGCAAGTGTATGTGTTGATTTGAGAATTACTCAAATTGTAAATCATGTGAAAGGTGTTCATGCCGTATTACCTCATAATATTAATATCACTGCAATAAAAAAATACGAATAG
- the ytxJ gene encoding bacillithiol system redox-active protein YtxJ codes for MVNRISTIQQFDELVNNEEKFVFLKHSTTCPISHAAYTEFLAFASAYESVPLYYLQVQDDRELSNYIAEKTALKHESPQLFIFENGKVVYNTSHFSIKKDEIEKALLKK; via the coding sequence ATGGTAAATCGAATATCAACGATTCAACAATTTGATGAGCTAGTGAACAACGAAGAAAAATTTGTGTTTTTAAAGCATAGTACAACTTGCCCGATTAGTCATGCAGCTTATACTGAATTTTTAGCATTTGCTTCAGCGTATGAAAGTGTACCACTATACTATTTACAAGTTCAAGATGACAGAGAGCTATCAAATTATATAGCTGAGAAGACTGCTTTAAAACATGAGTCACCTCAATTATTTATTTTTGAAAATGGAAAAGTAGTTTACAATACATCTCATTTTTCGATTAAGAAGGATGAAATTGAAAAAGCATTATTAAAAAAATAA
- the gntK gene encoding gluconokinase, translating into MTNYMLGLDIGTTSTKAVLFSETGEVIQQENIGYPLYTPDISTAEQDPEEIFAAVVQGITRIVKQQPQKEILFISFSSAMHSLIAMDENDQPLTACITWADNRSESWTRKINEELNGLEVYKRTGTPIHPMSPLSKITWIVNDRPEIANKAKKYIGIKEYIFKKFFDQYVVDHSLASAMGMMNLKTLDWDDEALQIAGITPDQLSRLVPTTEIFTNCNPNLAKQMGIDPQTPFVIGASDGVLSNLGVNAIRKGEIAVTIGTSGAIRTIIDRPQTDEKGRIFCYALTEKHWVIGGPVNNGGMVLRWIRDEFAASEVETAKRLGIDPYEVLTKIAEGVRPGADGLLFHPYLAGERAPLWNPDVRGSFFGLTMAHKKEHMIRAALEGVIYNLYTVFLALIECMDGPVSKIQATGGFARSNEWRQMMSDIFDLEVLVPESYESSCLGACILGLYATGKIESFEIVSEMVGNTHRHTPNEDAVKEYRELLPIFISLSRVLEKDYSKIANYQRGLINKKN; encoded by the coding sequence ATGACAAACTATATGTTAGGTTTAGATATTGGTACCACAAGCACAAAAGCCGTTTTATTTAGTGAAACTGGCGAAGTTATACAGCAAGAGAATATAGGATACCCACTCTACACACCTGATATTTCAACAGCAGAACAAGACCCGGAAGAAATCTTTGCCGCTGTCGTGCAGGGGATTACGAGAATAGTGAAGCAACAGCCTCAAAAAGAGATTTTATTTATATCTTTTAGTAGTGCAATGCATAGCTTAATAGCTATGGATGAAAATGATCAACCATTAACGGCTTGTATTACATGGGCTGATAATCGAAGTGAGTCTTGGACACGGAAAATTAATGAAGAATTAAATGGTTTAGAAGTTTATAAACGAACAGGAACTCCAATTCATCCGATGTCCCCTTTAAGCAAGATTACGTGGATTGTAAATGATCGACCAGAGATTGCTAACAAAGCGAAAAAATATATTGGGATTAAAGAATATATATTTAAAAAATTCTTTGACCAATATGTTGTAGATCATTCTCTTGCCTCAGCTATGGGAATGATGAATCTTAAAACACTGGATTGGGATGATGAAGCGTTACAAATCGCAGGAATCACACCTGACCAATTATCTAGACTAGTACCTACTACAGAGATCTTTACAAACTGTAATCCTAATCTAGCTAAACAAATGGGGATTGATCCACAAACACCATTTGTAATTGGGGCAAGTGATGGAGTTCTTTCTAATCTTGGTGTGAATGCGATTCGAAAAGGAGAAATTGCAGTCACAATTGGGACGAGTGGAGCGATTCGAACGATTATTGATCGTCCACAAACTGATGAAAAAGGTCGAATATTTTGCTACGCATTAACGGAAAAACATTGGGTAATTGGTGGACCAGTTAACAATGGTGGAATGGTTTTACGCTGGATTCGTGATGAGTTTGCGGCTTCAGAGGTTGAAACAGCGAAAAGACTAGGCATTGATCCATATGAAGTATTAACAAAAATTGCTGAGGGTGTAAGGCCAGGAGCTGATGGTTTGTTATTCCATCCATACTTAGCGGGTGAACGTGCACCATTATGGAATCCTGACGTTCGAGGTTCTTTCTTCGGATTAACGATGGCACATAAGAAGGAACACATGATTCGAGCGGCACTTGAAGGTGTTATATACAATTTATACACAGTATTTTTAGCTTTAATTGAATGCATGGATGGACCAGTGTCAAAAATCCAAGCAACTGGTGGATTCGCAAGGTCCAATGAATGGCGTCAAATGATGTCCGATATTTTTGACTTAGAAGTGCTAGTACCAGAAAGCTATGAAAGTTCATGTCTAGGAGCTTGTATTTTAGGTCTATATGCAACAGGCAAGATTGAATCATTTGAAATCGTTTCTGAGATGGTTGGTAATACCCACAGACACACACCTAATGAAGATGCAGTGAAAGAATATAGAGAGTTATTGCCAATTTTCATTAGTTTATCGAGAGTGTTAGAAAAAGATTATAGCAAAATTGCTAATTATCAAAGAGGATTAATTAATAAAAAAAATTAG
- a CDS encoding sulfurtransferase encodes MAITFKQMVSEARENVQGISSADAREKINSNPETFVIDVQDAADAGACGLIPSSMNISLGMLPIRADLELPEHLREPKLADRNRPVLVTCGAGGQAALGAYLLKKMGFTDVAYIDGGTAAWKAAGFDVE; translated from the coding sequence ATGGCAATTACTTTTAAACAAATGGTTTCAGAAGCACGTGAGAATGTACAAGGAATTAGTTCAGCTGATGCTCGTGAAAAAATTAATTCGAATCCAGAGACATTTGTCATTGATGTACAAGATGCTGCCGATGCAGGTGCATGTGGTTTAATTCCAAGTAGCATGAATATCTCACTTGGTATGTTACCAATCCGTGCGGACCTAGAGTTACCAGAACACTTACGCGAACCTAAATTAGCAGATCGAAATCGCCCAGTTCTTGTAACATGTGGTGCAGGAGGTCAAGCAGCATTAGGAGCATATTTACTTAAAAAAATGGGTTTCACTGATGTGGCTTATATCGATGGTGGAACTGCAGCGTGGAAAGCTGCTGGTTTTGATGTAGAGTAA
- a CDS encoding DUF1292 domain-containing protein: MEKVEVGQILTLSYEEGDEQDYEVLGSITIEESEYIAVGLLDDVEQASEEAMDVYFLRVAEDGEFYDIETEEEFEKVSAAFDEVLR; this comes from the coding sequence ATGGAAAAAGTTGAAGTTGGTCAAATTCTAACACTTAGTTATGAAGAAGGAGACGAGCAAGATTACGAAGTATTAGGTTCAATTACGATTGAGGAATCAGAATACATAGCTGTAGGATTATTAGATGATGTTGAACAAGCAAGTGAAGAGGCAATGGATGTTTACTTTTTAAGAGTTGCAGAAGACGGAGAGTTTTATGACATTGAAACAGAAGAAGAGTTTGAAAAAGTTTCTGCTGCTTTTGATGAAGTTTTAAGATAA
- a CDS encoding GntR family transcriptional regulator — protein sequence MKDLEQSLYPAKWLSKASAGDRVTYELRMQIISGLIESGTKLSENKLAADFNVSRSPIREALKTLATENLIRLERMGAVVVGLTEKEIEEIYDVRLLIETFVFERLVKLDTKELVKELRKILEMMKIAIKFQDADEFSLQDVIFHETIIRAINHSYIMMIWNNAKPVMEAFILLSMRVRFQEQYEDFPRIVENHQLYIDAIDTKNRDLMIQSLHQNFDDVQGKVEDLWKSQQMFSKGVQE from the coding sequence ATGAAAGATTTAGAGCAAAGTTTATATCCTGCAAAATGGCTATCAAAAGCTTCAGCTGGTGATCGTGTAACGTATGAATTAAGAATGCAGATAATTTCTGGACTGATTGAAAGCGGTACCAAGTTATCGGAAAATAAATTGGCTGCTGATTTTAATGTGAGCCGTTCTCCAATTAGAGAAGCTTTAAAAACACTAGCAACTGAAAACTTGATTCGATTAGAAAGAATGGGTGCAGTTGTTGTTGGATTAACTGAAAAAGAAATAGAAGAAATTTATGATGTCCGTTTACTTATTGAAACGTTTGTATTTGAACGGTTAGTAAAATTAGATACGAAAGAATTGGTTAAGGAACTGAGGAAAATTCTTGAAATGATGAAAATCGCCATTAAATTTCAAGATGCTGATGAGTTTTCACTTCAAGATGTTATATTCCATGAAACAATCATTCGAGCAATTAATCATTCATATATCATGATGATCTGGAATAATGCAAAACCGGTAATGGAAGCGTTTATTCTATTATCAATGAGAGTACGTTTCCAGGAACAGTACGAAGACTTTCCACGAATCGTTGAAAATCATCAGCTATATATTGATGCGATTGATACAAAGAATAGAGATCTTATGATCCAATCCTTACATCAAAACTTTGATGATGTTCAAGGAAAAGTAGAGGATCTTTGGAAATCTCAACAAATGTTTTCAAAAGGAGTACAAGAATAA
- a CDS encoding GntP family permease, whose amino-acid sequence MPLVIVGIGIVALLILIMGLRLNTFVSLIIVSFGVALALGMKLDDVVTTIETGLGGTLGHLALIFGLGAMLGKLIADSGGAQRIAMTLVDKFGEKNIQWAVVAASFIIGIALFFEVGLVLLIPIVFAISKQLKVSILYLGIPMAAALSVTHGFLPPHPGPTVIAGEYKANIGEVLLYGIIISIPTVFIAGPLFTKIAKKLVPASFEKTGNIASLGEQKVFKLEDTPGFGISVFTAMLPVILMSIATIITLLQKTIGFEDNKALAIIRFIGNASPAMVISLLVAIYTMGLARKIPIKEVMDSCSTAISHIGMMLLIIGGGGAFKQVLISGGVGDYVAELFKGTSLSPIILAWLIAAILRISLGSATVAALTTSGLVIPMLGTTDVNLALVVLATGAGSLIASHVNDAGFWMFKEYFGLSMKETFATWTLLETIISVCGLGFTLLLSLFV is encoded by the coding sequence ATGCCACTAGTTATAGTAGGGATAGGAATTGTAGCATTACTGATCTTAATCATGGGTTTAAGATTAAATACATTTGTTTCATTAATCATTGTTTCATTCGGCGTAGCTCTAGCCCTTGGGATGAAGTTAGATGATGTTGTTACGACAATTGAAACTGGATTAGGTGGAACACTTGGACATTTAGCATTAATCTTCGGACTAGGAGCGATGCTTGGTAAGTTGATTGCAGATTCTGGGGGAGCCCAACGTATTGCAATGACTCTTGTAGATAAATTTGGTGAAAAAAATATTCAGTGGGCAGTAGTTGCTGCTTCATTCATAATTGGTATCGCTTTATTTTTCGAAGTAGGGTTAGTACTATTAATTCCAATCGTATTTGCAATTTCAAAACAATTAAAAGTTTCTATTTTGTATCTTGGAATACCGATGGCTGCAGCTCTATCTGTTACGCACGGTTTTTTACCTCCACACCCGGGTCCGACTGTAATTGCTGGAGAATATAAAGCAAATATTGGTGAAGTATTACTTTACGGAATAATCATTTCGATTCCAACTGTTTTTATCGCTGGTCCTTTATTCACAAAAATTGCTAAAAAATTGGTTCCAGCATCATTTGAGAAAACAGGGAATATTGCTTCTTTAGGTGAACAAAAAGTCTTTAAACTTGAAGATACTCCAGGATTCGGAATTAGTGTATTTACTGCAATGCTTCCAGTAATTTTAATGTCAATTGCTACAATTATTACTTTACTTCAAAAAACAATTGGATTTGAAGATAATAAAGCACTAGCAATTATTCGCTTTATTGGTAATGCATCTCCTGCAATGGTGATTTCATTATTAGTGGCAATTTATACAATGGGATTGGCAAGGAAAATACCAATTAAAGAAGTGATGGATTCTTGTTCTACAGCAATTTCACATATTGGTATGATGCTTTTAATTATTGGAGGTGGCGGTGCCTTCAAACAAGTTCTAATTAGTGGTGGCGTAGGTGACTATGTAGCTGAATTATTTAAAGGAACATCTTTGTCACCAATTATCCTAGCTTGGCTTATTGCAGCAATTTTACGAATTTCATTAGGATCGGCAACTGTTGCGGCATTAACTACTTCTGGATTAGTGATTCCAATGTTAGGAACAACTGATGTAAATCTTGCGTTAGTTGTACTTGCTACAGGAGCAGGTAGCTTAATTGCATCACATGTTAACGATGCAGGTTTCTGGATGTTTAAAGAATATTTCGGATTAAGTATGAAAGAAACGTTCGCAACGTGGACATTATTAGAAACAATCATTTCGGTATGCGGATTAGGCTTTACTTTATTACTAAGTTTATTCGTCTAG